A window from Populus trichocarpa isolate Nisqually-1 chromosome 3, P.trichocarpa_v4.1, whole genome shotgun sequence encodes these proteins:
- the LOC7475727 gene encoding caffeoylshikimate esterase, with the protein MPSEAQQPEAPPNFWGDMPEEEYYASQGVTNTQSHFETPNGKVFTQGFLPLDKKVKATVYMTHGYGSDTGWLFQKICINFATWGYAVFAADLLGHGRSDGLRCYMGDMEKIAAASVSFFKHVRYSEPYKNLPAFLFGESMGGLATMLMYFQSEPDTWTGVIFSAPLFVIPEPMKPSKAHLFMYGLLFGFADTWAAMPDNKMVGKAIKDPEKLKIIASNPRRYTGKPRVGTMREIARVCQYIQDNFSKVTVPFLTVHGTADGVTCPTSSQLLYEKASSEDKSLKMYEGMYHSLIQGEPDENASLVLKDMREWIDERVERYGSTKSDD; encoded by the exons ATGCCATCCGAAGCGCAGCAGCCCGAAGCGCCACCCAACTTCTGGGGCGACATGCCGGAGGAGGAGTACTATGCATCGCAAGGAGTGACCAATACCCAGTCACACTTTGAAACGCCGAATGGGAAGGTCTTCACGCAGGGTTTTCTCCCGTTGGATAAAAAGGTCAAAGCCACGGTGTATATGACCCACGGCTACGGATCTGATACTGGCTGGCTGTTTCAGAAGATTTGCATCAACTTTGCTACCTGGGGTTATGCTGTTTTTGCTGCTGATCTTCTTGGGCATGGCAGATCAGACGGTTTACGCTGCTACATGG GCGACATGGAGAAAATTGCTGCAGCGTCCGTATCGTTCTTCAAGCATGTGCGCTACAGCGAGCCATACAAGAACTTGCCCGCCTTCTTATTTGGCGAGTCAATGGGCGGACTAGCAACGATGCTGATGTATTTCCAATCAGAACCTGACACGTGGACGGGCGTGATTTTCTCGGCCCCACTTTTCGTCATACCGGAACCAATGAAACCTAGTAAGGCACACCTATTCATGTATGGCCTGCTCTTTGGATTTGCTGACACGTGGGCGGCCATGCCAGACAACAAAATGGTAGGTAAAGCGATAAAGGACCCAGAGAAACTCAAGATCATAGCATCCAACCCCAGAAGATACACAGGCAAGCCTAGGGTGGGTACCATGAGAGAAATTGCCAGAGTCTGCCAATACATACAGGACAATTTCTCCAAGGTTACGGTGCCGTTTTTGACTGTCCACGGGACCGCCGATGGGGTGACATGCCCAACATCATCACAGTTGTTGTATGAGAAAGCCTCGAGTGAGGATAAGAGCTTGAAGATGTACGAGGGCATGTACCATTCTTTGATACAAGGCGAGCCTGACGAAAATGCAAGTCTTGTCTTGAAGGATATGAGAGAGTGGATCGATGAGAGGGTTGAGAGGTATGGGTCTACAAAGAGTGATGATTGA